The following proteins come from a genomic window of Natronosalvus vescus:
- the cheY gene encoding chemotaxis protein CheY: MSTGVLIVDDSHFMRNLLRQILEQDYHIVGEASNGAEAVKLYKEQNPDIVMMDIVMPKCNGIKATAAIKKLDPKSRVIMCTSVGQREKMKLAVKAGADGYVTKPFEEPSVRKALADVVAA, encoded by the coding sequence ATGTCGACAGGGGTGCTCATCGTAGACGACTCTCATTTTATGCGTAATCTACTGCGCCAGATTCTCGAGCAGGATTACCATATCGTTGGAGAGGCGTCGAACGGCGCTGAAGCAGTCAAACTGTACAAGGAACAGAATCCCGACATCGTCATGATGGATATCGTGATGCCCAAGTGTAACGGCATCAAGGCGACGGCCGCGATCAAGAAACTCGACCCCAAATCGCGGGTCATCATGTGTACGAGTGTTGGGCAACGAGAGAAGATGAAACTCGCCGTAAAAGCTGGTGCGGACGGCTACGTCACGAAACCGTTCGAGGAACCCAGCGTACGGAAAGCCCTCGCTGACGTCGTCGCGGCATGA
- a CDS encoding ATP-binding protein, producing MPSVPQSNVDEDVATYVRQQEVVADLGVKALERNDLDRLMADATVAVIDTLDADYAKVLELLPQSESLLLRHGVGWDDGIVGAATVPTDQDSQAGYTLLSEQPVVVDDMQAEARFYGPDLLIDHDVVSGISVIIGSVDEPWGVLGVHTTDQREFTENDANFVQSVANVLATAIENAQTERRFEAIFEDPNILVGLLEPDGTVMDINQTAMEYIDPELDDVIGEPFWETPWWGSGDDVRGDVREWTTRAASGEYVEFEADLTRPNGEQYTLNGVFRPVTNGDDEVVSIIVSDRDITERKRRERQLKKSEQRHRTLAENFPNGIVTMFDDELRYTLAAGRGFDDLPLSASNVEGKHVRDVWPGDIGRNLESAFRDALEGETSAVEGEYARREWIIRVVPLTDDDGEVFAGMTIAQDITEQAERQRKLEESNRRLEQFAYAASHDLQEPLRMVSSYLQLLEHRYANELDDDAEEFLGFAVDGADRMRDMINGLLEYSRVDTQGDPLEPVELESVVDDVLEDLHIQLEESNADVTVESLPRVRGDSGQLRQVFQNLFSNAITYSGNEPPRIHVTADRRERTWQISVRDDGIGIAPEDQATVFEVFQRLHTREEHAGTGIGLALCERIVERHGGRIWVESEPGEGATFSFTLPALE from the coding sequence ATGCCCTCCGTCCCCCAAAGCAACGTCGACGAAGACGTTGCAACTTACGTTCGTCAGCAGGAGGTTGTCGCCGACCTCGGGGTGAAAGCACTCGAACGGAACGATCTCGATCGATTGATGGCGGACGCCACGGTCGCGGTCATCGACACGCTCGATGCCGATTACGCGAAGGTGCTCGAGTTGCTCCCCCAGTCGGAATCGCTCCTCCTTCGACACGGCGTCGGATGGGACGATGGGATCGTCGGAGCAGCGACTGTACCGACCGACCAGGACTCACAGGCGGGCTATACACTGCTCAGCGAGCAGCCAGTCGTCGTCGATGATATGCAGGCGGAAGCCCGATTCTACGGACCCGATCTGCTCATCGATCACGACGTCGTCAGCGGAATCAGCGTCATCATCGGTTCGGTCGACGAGCCGTGGGGTGTCCTGGGCGTCCACACGACCGACCAACGGGAGTTTACGGAGAACGACGCCAACTTCGTCCAGAGCGTCGCTAACGTCCTCGCGACAGCGATCGAGAACGCCCAGACCGAGCGGCGGTTCGAGGCGATTTTCGAGGATCCGAACATCCTCGTCGGACTGCTCGAGCCGGACGGCACCGTGATGGACATCAACCAGACGGCGATGGAGTACATCGATCCCGAACTCGACGACGTGATCGGCGAGCCGTTCTGGGAGACGCCGTGGTGGGGTAGCGGGGACGACGTCAGGGGTGACGTCAGGGAGTGGACCACGCGAGCGGCCTCGGGTGAGTACGTTGAGTTCGAGGCCGACCTCACCCGTCCAAACGGGGAGCAATACACGCTCAACGGGGTTTTCAGACCCGTTACCAACGGCGACGACGAAGTCGTCTCGATCATCGTCTCCGACCGGGACATCACCGAACGGAAGCGGCGCGAGCGCCAGCTCAAAAAGTCCGAGCAACGCCACCGGACGCTCGCCGAGAACTTTCCCAACGGGATCGTCACCATGTTCGACGACGAGCTCAGATACACCCTGGCAGCCGGCCGAGGGTTCGACGACCTCCCGCTTTCGGCGAGCAACGTCGAGGGAAAACACGTCCGTGACGTGTGGCCGGGTGACATTGGCCGGAACCTCGAGTCGGCGTTCCGTGACGCACTCGAGGGGGAGACCAGCGCGGTCGAGGGCGAGTACGCACGTCGTGAGTGGATTATCCGCGTGGTGCCGCTCACCGACGACGACGGCGAGGTGTTCGCCGGAATGACGATTGCGCAGGACATCACCGAGCAGGCTGAACGCCAGCGAAAGCTCGAGGAGTCGAATCGCCGACTCGAGCAGTTCGCCTATGCGGCCTCCCACGACCTCCAGGAACCCCTGCGAATGGTGTCGAGCTATCTCCAGCTGCTCGAGCATCGCTACGCCAACGAGTTAGACGACGACGCCGAGGAGTTCCTCGGGTTTGCCGTCGACGGTGCCGATCGTATGCGGGATATGATCAATGGACTCCTCGAGTATTCGCGCGTCGATACGCAGGGCGACCCGCTCGAACCGGTCGAACTCGAGTCAGTCGTCGACGACGTGCTCGAGGATCTGCACATCCAGCTCGAGGAGTCAAACGCCGACGTAACGGTCGAGTCGCTCCCCCGTGTTCGGGGCGATTCCGGCCAATTGCGGCAGGTATTTCAGAATCTGTTTTCGAACGCAATCACCTACAGCGGAAACGAGCCGCCACGGATTCACGTGACGGCCGACCGACGCGAACGGACGTGGCAGATTTCGGTGCGCGACGACGGAATCGGAATCGCACCCGAGGATCAAGCGACCGTCTTCGAGGTGTTCCAGCGGCTCCATACCCGCGAGGAACACGCCGGTACCGGGATCGGGCTCGCCCTGTGTGAACGGATCGTCGAACGCCACGGCGGGCGTATCTGGGTGGAATCCGAACCCGGCGAGGGAGCGACGTTCTCGTTTACGCTGCCGGCGCTCGAGTAG
- a CDS encoding chemotaxis protein CheW yields the protein MPPEIPDRLLGISIDDPSDRESADDTQTDEEELERFLFIAIGDHRLALPVDDVKTITDPPDEADVTRVPRSPLAVDGLVDLRGEIAAVIDARVHFPVEGSPPPTQRLVVFDRPTDQQAAAIRVDEVLGVHTIPARNVLEADAVDDPTVAGGAIEHPLILALIEQENERERKPSPRRDRSSRRSRKRTRQRQFGAAGTSRAASTPADEDGVVADEFLLEEPTSDLDDGQEQGGRTVVVEATGVVDVSRLLLASGSEA from the coding sequence ATGCCTCCGGAGATTCCTGACCGACTCCTCGGGATCAGTATCGACGACCCGAGCGACCGAGAGTCGGCGGACGACACACAGACCGACGAGGAGGAACTCGAGCGGTTTCTCTTCATCGCCATCGGTGACCACCGCCTGGCTCTCCCGGTCGACGATGTAAAGACCATCACCGATCCACCGGACGAAGCCGACGTGACGCGCGTCCCGCGCTCGCCACTGGCTGTCGACGGCCTGGTCGACTTGCGTGGGGAGATCGCGGCGGTCATCGACGCTCGAGTTCACTTCCCGGTCGAGGGGTCACCGCCGCCGACCCAGCGACTCGTCGTCTTCGACCGGCCGACGGATCAGCAGGCGGCCGCGATCCGCGTCGACGAGGTGCTCGGCGTCCACACGATTCCCGCCCGAAACGTCCTCGAGGCGGACGCGGTCGACGACCCGACGGTGGCCGGCGGCGCGATCGAACACCCGCTCATACTGGCGCTCATCGAACAGGAAAACGAACGGGAGCGAAAGCCGTCGCCGAGGCGTGATCGATCGAGCCGCCGCTCGAGAAAACGAACCCGTCAACGCCAGTTCGGAGCGGCCGGGACGAGTCGGGCGGCATCCACACCGGCCGACGAAGACGGTGTGGTCGCCGACGAGTTCCTGCTCGAGGAGCCCACATCGGATCTGGACGACGGGCAAGAGCAGGGGGGACGAACCGTCGTGGTCGAGGCGACCGGAGTCGTCGACGTCTCCAGACTCTTGTTAGCGTCCGGTTCAGAAGCGTAA
- the cheB gene encoding chemotaxis-specific protein-glutamate methyltransferase CheB, producing MTGVLVVDDSQFIRTVVGNALTDAGYDVATVSSGEDAIAFVEANEPDVITMDVEMPGMNGIDAVEHIMCRRPTPILMLSAYTERGTEATLDALERGALDVLQKPDGSGGTNIGHLTDAVVEKVEELSEASISTLALARATAAVSATERRQVTPSGGGSTVTDDGGVQTISSRRQADTPTIDTATLVDDTVLENPTVIVGASTGGPRIIEQLLTHLPVDLGAKVLIVQHMPVDFTRRLADRLDAISAYDVAEARDGDRVRAGEVLIAKGGSHLQVVNNVNGALRVRLEDGDRVHGVRPAIDVTMETAATRVNDPLCGVVLTGMGRDGAAGIRAIKRAGGYTIAQDEATSPVFGIPQQAIETGCVDEIVPAPALIDRLIDVFTTDGETDD from the coding sequence ATGACGGGCGTACTCGTTGTCGACGACTCGCAGTTCATCCGAACAGTCGTCGGTAACGCGCTCACAGATGCCGGCTACGACGTCGCGACCGTCTCGAGCGGCGAAGACGCCATCGCGTTCGTCGAGGCGAACGAGCCGGACGTGATCACGATGGACGTCGAGATGCCAGGCATGAACGGGATTGATGCCGTCGAGCACATCATGTGTCGACGGCCGACGCCGATTCTCATGCTGAGCGCCTATACCGAGCGTGGTACCGAAGCCACCCTCGACGCCCTCGAACGCGGGGCGCTGGACGTGTTGCAGAAACCGGATGGATCGGGCGGAACGAACATCGGGCACCTCACCGACGCCGTCGTCGAGAAGGTCGAAGAGCTCTCGGAAGCGAGTATTTCGACGCTGGCGCTCGCACGGGCGACAGCAGCCGTGAGCGCGACCGAGCGCCGTCAGGTGACGCCGTCAGGCGGTGGAAGCACCGTAACCGACGACGGTGGCGTCCAAACGATTTCGTCTCGGCGGCAGGCGGACACGCCGACCATCGACACAGCGACCCTTGTCGATGACACGGTGCTCGAGAACCCGACCGTCATCGTTGGCGCATCGACGGGCGGCCCCCGAATCATCGAGCAGCTCCTCACCCACCTTCCGGTCGACCTCGGGGCGAAGGTACTGATCGTCCAGCACATGCCGGTCGATTTCACTAGGCGGCTGGCCGATCGACTCGATGCGATCAGCGCCTACGACGTCGCCGAAGCACGTGACGGCGACCGCGTCCGCGCCGGCGAGGTACTGATCGCTAAAGGTGGCTCACACCTGCAGGTCGTTAACAACGTCAACGGAGCGCTCCGCGTCCGTCTCGAGGATGGCGACCGCGTCCACGGCGTTCGTCCGGCGATCGACGTGACGATGGAAACCGCCGCCACACGCGTGAACGACCCGCTCTGTGGCGTCGTGCTGACCGGTATGGGTCGTGACGGAGCGGCCGGCATCCGGGCGATCAAACGCGCCGGAGGGTACACGATCGCCCAGGACGAAGCGACGAGTCCGGTGTTCGGCATCCCCCAGCAGGCGATCGAAACCGGCTGTGTCGACGAGATAGTTCCCGCACCGGCGCTTATCGACCGCCTGATCGACGTATTTACCACGGACGGTGAGACCGATGACTGA
- a CDS encoding ATP-binding protein, producing MTDYWTDFAQESDEQITSLNNSLLTLERNPHDDEAMEEIFRTAHTLKGNCGAMGLTRASDLAHAIEDLLDGIRRDEIEVTAAVMDAVFDAVDELEAMLEEAAASKTIERDPSPTIGALRSHIDPPAESTALSSPTAADIEQVLARFEAPADDEHDAFFVRLSIVDDESVNNGQLVVEALIDAFDFIGTDPSQEAIANDEYGTSFDAVFGSAVGEDAIAAALEPVEAVAAFEIVDVTDEFEAATETTSAAEITAEPTDDIGDDGTDHDIDPDDLSVDELLEEFSEFDDLDAMVEEVEDDDLDVFDEMGDAGSFDDLLGESTTSDDETAATATDVSDVDEAAETKATESQDTVAPGTTSAAEADESDGDDVDDAGAVFAELKDEVEMVGFDELQAELDELEFDEFDSDDEVGMDELLGEDVDVDDNSFLDIDEDLEDVTIGDESSSDEVEPEDVAPAVADSEGADDETIVPDDADFEAFAFDDLEDETAADARLESASETDEPEDVAALDGIDFGDGDIDADVSVHVDDDGDADDIDEAEDGSVDEPGDTISDEVIGDDETVDKTDEDEPLDITLETLGSTDESTDDFEADFGLDAIDESADDFATVEDGEFDPVEESFDDVHDIDDANDIEDVNAVTDDEYTFEDDETAASSDFEDEDAGGVEDDVFTDDAFEDDGFDEVPDTEPTTESFETDSAFDLEEPSGFDSDSSTAGTESASTDPDRIYESVPPLPIPELSIPSRATDDRSDTETDETQSVRVDIEQVDTLLNLVEGLVTSRVRLRDTIDQGADPQTIEHELDDLEDITSELQETVMDVRLVPLETVANRLPRTVRDIARDQDKDVSFEIDGESVELDRGILSQIGDPLIHLVRNAVDHGIESPDEREAADKPREGTVRLAADRARDRVTIQISDDGRGLDPARLREAAVEADVLDADEADAMDDDDVYDLVFHPGLSTATEVTDVSGRGVGMDVVKRTIENLDGTVTVDSDPNEGTTVTMELPVTVAIADVLFFEIGGEEFGIPIKAVHDIDDARVIETVDGEPMVTSGTEDVPVLDLSSRLETPRYTDPDGGMVIRIRDSSRPIALRCDTVHGQQEVVVKPFEGFLSGVPGISGATIRGRGEVVNILDVNTL from the coding sequence ATGACTGATTACTGGACAGACTTCGCTCAAGAGAGCGACGAACAGATCACGAGCCTGAACAACTCCCTGCTCACCCTCGAGCGAAACCCCCACGACGACGAGGCAATGGAGGAGATCTTCCGTACCGCCCATACCCTCAAAGGAAACTGCGGTGCGATGGGACTCACCCGGGCGAGCGATCTCGCCCACGCGATCGAAGACCTCCTCGACGGCATCCGTCGCGACGAGATCGAGGTGACCGCAGCCGTGATGGACGCCGTCTTCGATGCCGTCGACGAACTCGAGGCGATGCTCGAGGAAGCGGCCGCGTCGAAGACGATCGAGCGCGATCCGTCGCCGACGATCGGAGCGCTTCGATCACACATCGATCCCCCAGCGGAGTCGACGGCGTTGTCGTCGCCCACGGCGGCCGATATCGAGCAAGTGCTCGCGCGGTTCGAGGCCCCGGCGGACGACGAACACGACGCGTTTTTCGTGCGACTGTCGATCGTCGACGACGAGTCCGTCAACAACGGGCAACTCGTCGTCGAAGCGCTGATCGACGCCTTCGACTTCATCGGTACCGATCCCTCCCAGGAGGCGATCGCGAACGACGAGTACGGTACCTCCTTCGACGCCGTGTTCGGAAGCGCTGTTGGCGAAGACGCGATCGCCGCCGCGCTCGAACCAGTCGAAGCGGTTGCCGCCTTCGAAATCGTCGATGTGACGGACGAATTCGAGGCGGCCACGGAGACGACCTCGGCAGCCGAAATCACGGCCGAACCCACTGACGACATCGGTGACGACGGGACGGATCACGACATCGACCCGGACGACCTTTCCGTCGACGAACTGCTCGAGGAGTTCTCGGAGTTCGACGACCTCGATGCCATGGTCGAGGAGGTGGAGGACGACGATCTCGACGTCTTCGACGAGATGGGCGATGCGGGCTCGTTCGACGATCTGCTCGGCGAAAGCACGACATCGGACGACGAGACAGCGGCGACAGCGACGGATGTGAGCGACGTGGACGAGGCAGCCGAGACGAAAGCGACCGAGAGCCAGGATACGGTGGCGCCGGGAACGACATCGGCAGCCGAGGCGGACGAATCCGACGGTGACGACGTCGACGACGCCGGAGCCGTTTTCGCCGAACTGAAAGACGAAGTCGAGATGGTCGGCTTCGACGAGTTGCAGGCCGAACTCGACGAACTCGAGTTCGACGAGTTCGACAGCGACGATGAGGTCGGGATGGACGAACTGCTCGGTGAGGACGTCGACGTCGACGACAACAGCTTCCTCGATATCGACGAGGATCTCGAGGACGTGACCATCGGCGACGAATCGTCGAGTGACGAGGTGGAACCGGAAGATGTTGCCCCAGCGGTAGCGGACAGCGAAGGGGCAGACGACGAAACGATCGTTCCCGACGACGCGGACTTCGAGGCGTTCGCGTTCGACGATCTCGAGGACGAAACGGCAGCCGACGCCAGACTCGAGTCGGCGTCGGAAACCGACGAGCCTGAGGACGTTGCCGCACTCGATGGGATCGACTTCGGTGATGGCGACATCGATGCTGATGTCAGTGTCCATGTGGACGATGATGGAGACGCAGACGATATCGACGAGGCCGAGGACGGCAGCGTCGACGAACCGGGCGATACAATCAGCGACGAGGTCATCGGTGACGACGAAACCGTCGACAAAACTGACGAAGACGAACCCCTCGACATCACCCTCGAGACCCTCGGATCGACCGACGAGTCGACGGACGATTTCGAGGCGGATTTCGGACTCGACGCGATCGACGAATCGGCCGACGACTTCGCCACTGTGGAGGACGGCGAGTTCGACCCCGTCGAGGAGTCGTTCGACGACGTCCACGACATCGATGATGCCAACGACATCGAGGACGTCAATGCTGTCACAGACGACGAATACACCTTCGAGGACGACGAGACAGCAGCGTCCTCCGACTTCGAAGACGAGGACGCTGGAGGGGTCGAGGACGACGTCTTTACCGACGACGCCTTCGAAGACGACGGGTTCGACGAAGTTCCGGATACCGAGCCCACCACGGAATCCTTCGAGACGGACAGCGCGTTCGACCTCGAGGAACCGAGCGGCTTCGACAGCGATTCGTCGACTGCTGGCACCGAGTCGGCGAGCACCGATCCCGATCGTATCTACGAATCGGTACCACCGTTGCCGATTCCGGAGCTGTCGATTCCATCCCGGGCAACCGATGATCGATCGGATACGGAGACCGACGAGACCCAATCGGTTCGCGTCGACATCGAACAGGTCGATACACTCTTGAATCTGGTCGAAGGCCTGGTGACCTCCCGCGTTCGACTCCGGGACACGATCGATCAAGGTGCCGACCCACAGACGATCGAGCACGAACTCGACGACCTCGAGGACATCACCTCCGAGCTACAGGAGACGGTGATGGACGTGCGACTGGTTCCCCTCGAGACCGTCGCCAATCGCCTGCCACGAACCGTTCGGGACATCGCCCGCGACCAGGACAAGGATGTCAGCTTCGAAATCGACGGCGAGTCCGTCGAACTCGACCGAGGTATCCTCAGCCAGATCGGCGATCCGCTGATTCACCTCGTGCGAAACGCGGTCGATCACGGAATCGAGTCGCCCGACGAACGAGAAGCCGCCGACAAGCCACGCGAGGGAACCGTCCGGCTCGCCGCCGATCGCGCTCGAGACCGGGTCACGATCCAGATCAGCGACGACGGCCGTGGTCTCGATCCCGCCAGGTTACGCGAGGCCGCCGTCGAAGCCGACGTACTCGACGCCGACGAAGCGGACGCGATGGACGACGACGACGTCTACGACCTGGTGTTCCATCCCGGTCTCTCGACCGCGACGGAAGTGACTGACGTCAGTGGCCGCGGCGTCGGGATGGACGTCGTCAAACGGACGATCGAGAATCTGGATGGAACCGTTACGGTCGACAGCGACCCCAACGAAGGGACGACGGTCACGATGGAACTCCCGGTGACGGTCGCGATCGCCGACGTCCTGTTCTTCGAAATCGGCGGCGAGGAGTTCGGGATCCCGATCAAGGCCGTTCACGACATCGACGATGCGAGAGTCATCGAAACCGTCGATGGCGAACCGATGGTGACGTCAGGAACCGAGGACGTTCCGGTCCTCGACCTCTCGAGTCGGCTCGAGACGCCCCGATACACCGACCCGGACGGCGGGATGGTGATTCGGATCCGCGACTCGAGTCGGCCGATCGCCCTGCGCTGTGACACCGTACACGGCCAACAGGAGGTCGTCGTCAAGCCGTTCGAAGGCTTCCTGAGTGGCGTTCCCGGCATCAGCGGTGCAACGATTCGCGGCCGTGGCGAGGTCGTCAACATTCTCGACGTAAACACACTATGA
- a CDS encoding DMT family transporter, translating to MIRQLRPVRSLAVYVFALAPLAAAAFWGGLYVVSKWGFASIPPVTLAFARVAVGAATLLVVVRFAYPTRAFSRWDWLGFFTLGAVVAVSIVTQFLGTDLTTASQGSLITVSTPVFTVLLGVFLLGERLTRRVVVGIGLATIGTLLVLSGQYDLGSITGGTTTGIGMLLLASVTWAAYTVFGKPLIERYSALETATYSATAAVPMLALLVPLELAVLGISPGELTLSVPLALAIAYLGVFGTAVAWYLWYKGLEYVDASVVSVFFFVQPVVGGLLGATFLGESLGPLFLLGGLVMAVGVFLIASTESASTLTAEADGDDPGASSAVGMSD from the coding sequence GTGATCCGTCAGCTCCGTCCCGTCCGTTCGCTCGCAGTGTACGTCTTCGCCCTCGCACCTCTCGCCGCCGCTGCGTTCTGGGGCGGCCTCTACGTCGTGAGCAAGTGGGGGTTCGCCTCGATCCCGCCGGTCACGCTCGCGTTCGCTCGCGTGGCCGTCGGAGCCGCCACACTGCTGGTCGTCGTCCGGTTCGCCTATCCCACTCGAGCGTTCTCGAGGTGGGACTGGCTCGGCTTTTTCACCCTCGGTGCGGTCGTCGCCGTCTCCATCGTCACGCAGTTTCTCGGGACGGATCTCACGACGGCCAGCCAGGGGTCGCTGATCACGGTCTCGACGCCCGTCTTCACCGTCCTCCTCGGCGTGTTCCTCCTGGGAGAACGCCTCACCCGCCGCGTGGTGGTCGGCATCGGTCTCGCCACTATCGGCACCCTGCTCGTGCTGTCGGGCCAGTACGACCTCGGGTCGATCACCGGCGGGACGACCACCGGTATTGGCATGTTGCTCCTCGCGAGCGTCACCTGGGCCGCCTACACCGTCTTCGGCAAACCGCTGATCGAGCGCTACTCCGCGCTCGAGACCGCGACGTACTCGGCGACGGCGGCGGTGCCGATGCTCGCGCTTCTGGTACCACTCGAGTTGGCGGTGCTCGGTATCTCTCCGGGAGAATTGACGCTGTCCGTCCCGCTCGCGCTCGCGATTGCCTACCTCGGCGTGTTCGGCACGGCAGTTGCCTGGTACCTCTGGTACAAGGGGCTTGAGTACGTCGACGCCAGCGTTGTCTCCGTGTTCTTTTTCGTCCAGCCGGTCGTCGGCGGGCTGCTCGGGGCGACGTTTCTCGGCGAATCGCTCGGCCCGCTGTTTCTTCTCGGCGGCCTCGTGATGGCCGTCGGGGTGTTCCTGATTGCCTCTACGGAATCAGCGTCGACATTGACGGCGGAAGCAGACGGTGACGATCCAGGCGCGTCGTCGGCGGTTGGAATGTCCGATTGA
- a CDS encoding GNAT family N-acetyltransferase produces the protein MTRFDLEIRPATPTDAAAIARLYRRAYRSAADLGYPSRMTEIDAETVADWLERDATTLVALESTTSASVTNDDAGNDAGDDAFVGTVRLLEEREEPYLERLAVHPERQGDGVATTLVDRIETIARERGYDCIQLTTFDEHPFLIEWYRSRGYEPIEHHETDDREYDFVTMEKPLSATTPEP, from the coding sequence GTGACGAGATTCGACCTCGAGATCAGGCCGGCGACGCCGACAGACGCCGCGGCCATCGCCCGGCTGTACCGACGAGCTTACCGGAGCGCGGCCGATCTCGGCTATCCCTCGCGAATGACCGAGATCGACGCCGAAACGGTCGCCGACTGGCTCGAGCGAGATGCCACCACGCTCGTGGCGCTCGAGTCGACGACGTCGGCGTCGGTTACCAATGACGACGCCGGCAACGATGCTGGTGACGACGCGTTCGTCGGCACCGTCCGCCTGCTCGAGGAACGCGAGGAGCCGTACCTCGAGCGGTTGGCCGTCCACCCCGAGCGACAGGGTGACGGCGTCGCGACGACACTCGTCGACCGAATCGAAACGATCGCTCGTGAGCGCGGGTACGACTGCATTCAGCTGACGACCTTCGACGAACATCCGTTCCTGATCGAGTGGTACCGCTCGCGTGGGTACGAGCCCATCGAACACCACGAGACCGACGACCGTGAGTACGATTTCGTCACGATGGAGAAACCCCTTTCTGCGACGACTCCGGAACCCTGA
- a CDS encoding helix-turn-helix domain-containing protein produces MISLELSVRQGDCPLSAASAAQDVAFVTPHWHYRSDQARLELRMLVAGASRRDLESALETVRAHDATTAFDLLAKQDATARVRLTMGTTAVMGAVVAHDGYLTGPFRNVDGVERWALGFDTEAAVDGALAALERTDDTCELRSRRTITPETALEEVHAVDAGTRLLEARRSLTPTERETVTRAVTAGYYDVPRSMTLGDLADTLEVSDAAVSKTLRRAESKLLSASLADSRPPQWRT; encoded by the coding sequence ATGATCAGTCTCGAGCTATCCGTCCGCCAGGGAGACTGCCCGCTGAGCGCCGCGAGTGCGGCTCAGGACGTCGCATTCGTGACTCCCCACTGGCACTACCGCAGCGACCAGGCCCGCCTCGAGCTGCGGATGCTGGTCGCGGGCGCGAGCCGACGCGATCTCGAGTCTGCCCTCGAAACCGTTCGCGCCCACGACGCGACGACGGCCTTCGACCTGCTTGCGAAACAGGATGCGACCGCGCGTGTCCGGCTCACGATGGGGACGACTGCCGTGATGGGGGCCGTCGTTGCCCACGACGGCTACCTCACCGGCCCGTTTCGCAACGTCGACGGCGTCGAACGCTGGGCGCTCGGCTTCGACACCGAGGCGGCGGTCGACGGCGCACTGGCAGCCCTCGAGCGAACCGACGATACGTGCGAGCTCCGCTCGAGACGGACGATCACGCCCGAAACCGCCCTCGAGGAGGTACACGCCGTCGACGCCGGTACTCGGTTGCTCGAGGCCCGGCGAAGCCTGACGCCGACCGAACGGGAGACGGTCACTCGTGCCGTCACGGCTGGCTACTACGACGTGCCACGGTCGATGACCCTTGGCGACCTGGCTGATACGCTCGAGGTGTCGGATGCGGCCGTCTCGAAGACGCTCCGCCGTGCCGAATCGAAGCTGCTGTCGGCGTCGCTCGCGGACTCGAGGCCGCCCCAGTGGCGAACGTGA
- a CDS encoding universal stress protein has product MTLLVPFDGSPLSEAALVRASQFGTVLEEPVIAFSVIPRNNADYARDRSWIGTDESFDLETIITHLRESVTALCPATEFRYEVVDRYAPTGTIAQRVRKLAKTLEATLVFIGSENAGRLVASVSSVGRGVATDDAYDVVIIRSRKPRTIAALGDDNPR; this is encoded by the coding sequence ATGACCCTGCTCGTTCCATTCGATGGCTCGCCGCTTTCCGAAGCCGCACTCGTCCGGGCGAGTCAGTTCGGAACCGTCCTCGAGGAACCCGTCATCGCATTCAGCGTAATTCCACGGAACAACGCCGACTACGCCAGGGATCGGTCGTGGATCGGAACGGACGAATCGTTCGATCTCGAGACGATCATCACCCACCTCCGGGAGTCGGTGACGGCGCTGTGTCCAGCCACCGAGTTCCGCTACGAGGTCGTCGATCGCTACGCACCAACGGGGACGATCGCCCAGCGCGTTCGGAAACTCGCCAAGACCCTCGAGGCGACACTGGTGTTTATCGGGAGCGAAAACGCGGGACGCCTGGTGGCGTCGGTCAGCAGCGTCGGCCGTGGTGTCGCGACGGACGATGCCTACGACGTCGTCATTATTCGAAGCCGGAAACCCAGGACGATCGCAGCACTCGGGGACGACAATCCGAGGTGA